The following are encoded in a window of Cryobacterium sp. CG_9.6 genomic DNA:
- a CDS encoding DNA mismatch repair protein, whose amino-acid sequence MINERSPHTGPASAAPVMLLPVRSDLWRVVSRSSAVLGHIERQAEPGGDRFEARRLVFASRLVPVGLFCRLDDAADCFR is encoded by the coding sequence ATGATCAATGAACGATCCCCGCATACCGGCCCTGCGTCAGCCGCACCCGTGATGCTCCTGCCGGTGCGAAGCGACCTCTGGCGGGTGGTAAGTCGCTCCAGTGCTGTTCTTGGCCACATTGAGCGCCAGGCCGAACCCGGGGGTGACCGATTCGAGGCGCGTCGCCTGGTCTTCGCCTCGCGCTTGGTTCCGGTGGGCCTGTTCTGCCGTCTCGACGACGCCGCAGACTGCTTTCGATGA
- the ettA gene encoding energy-dependent translational throttle protein EttA → MAEFIYSMVRARKAIGEKLILDDVTMSFFPGAKIGVVGPNGAGKSTILKIMAGLDTPSNGEARLSPGYSVGILMQEPQLDESKTVLQNVQEGVGPIKEKIDRFNEISLALGEPDADFDTLLEEMGHLQEAIDAADAWDLDSQLEQAMDALRTPPGDASVANLSGGEKRRVALCKLLLQKPDLLLLDEPTNHLDAESVLWLEQHLAKYPGAVLAVTHDRYFLDHVAEWIAEIDRGHLYPYEGNYSTYLEKKQERLLVQGKKDAKLSRRLADELEWVRSNAKGRQVKSKARLARYEEMAAAAESTRKLDFEEIQIPVGPRLGAQVIDAQKLQKGFDGRLLIDNLSFTLPRNGIVGIIGPNGVGKTTLFKTIVGKEPLDSGDLKIGETVNISYVDQDRGGIDPNKTLWEVVSDGQDYIQVGKTEIPSRAYVSTFGFKGPDQQKKAGVLSGGERNRLNLALTLKQGGNLLLLDEPTNDLDVETLGSLENALLEFPGCAVVITHDRWFLDRVATHILSYEGTEDDPANWYWFEGNFESYEQNKIERLGADAAKPHRSAYRKLTRD, encoded by the coding sequence ATGGCCGAATTTATTTACTCAATGGTCCGCGCTCGAAAGGCGATCGGCGAGAAGCTCATTCTCGACGACGTCACCATGTCGTTCTTCCCCGGTGCCAAGATTGGCGTCGTGGGTCCGAACGGTGCCGGAAAATCCACCATCCTCAAGATCATGGCGGGCCTCGACACCCCCAGCAACGGTGAGGCGCGTCTCTCACCCGGTTACAGCGTGGGAATCCTCATGCAGGAACCTCAGCTGGACGAGTCGAAGACCGTGCTGCAGAACGTGCAGGAGGGTGTCGGTCCAATCAAGGAGAAGATCGACCGCTTCAACGAGATCAGCCTCGCGCTCGGCGAGCCCGACGCCGACTTTGACACCCTGCTGGAAGAGATGGGTCACCTGCAGGAGGCCATTGACGCAGCCGACGCGTGGGACCTGGACTCTCAGCTGGAGCAGGCGATGGACGCCCTGCGCACTCCGCCGGGGGACGCATCCGTTGCCAACCTCTCCGGTGGTGAAAAGCGTCGCGTTGCACTCTGCAAGCTCCTGCTGCAAAAGCCTGACCTGCTGCTTCTTGACGAACCCACTAACCACCTCGACGCCGAGAGCGTGCTGTGGCTCGAGCAGCACCTCGCCAAGTACCCGGGCGCCGTTCTGGCCGTCACACACGACCGGTACTTCCTCGACCACGTAGCCGAGTGGATCGCCGAGATCGACCGCGGCCACCTCTACCCGTATGAGGGCAACTACTCGACCTACCTTGAGAAGAAGCAGGAACGTCTGCTCGTGCAGGGCAAGAAAGACGCCAAGCTTTCCCGTCGCCTCGCCGACGAACTCGAGTGGGTCCGCTCCAACGCCAAGGGCCGTCAGGTTAAGTCGAAGGCGCGTCTGGCCCGCTACGAAGAAATGGCAGCCGCGGCCGAAAGCACCCGCAAGCTCGACTTCGAAGAGATTCAGATTCCCGTGGGACCGCGCCTTGGCGCTCAGGTGATCGATGCCCAGAAGCTGCAAAAGGGCTTCGATGGTCGCCTCCTCATTGACAACCTGAGCTTCACCCTGCCGCGTAACGGCATCGTGGGAATCATCGGTCCGAACGGTGTGGGTAAGACCACGCTGTTCAAGACCATCGTAGGCAAGGAACCGCTCGACAGTGGAGACCTGAAGATCGGTGAAACGGTCAACATCTCCTACGTGGACCAGGACCGTGGCGGAATCGATCCGAATAAAACGCTGTGGGAGGTTGTCTCCGACGGCCAGGACTACATTCAGGTCGGCAAGACCGAGATCCCGTCCCGCGCCTATGTGTCCACCTTCGGTTTCAAGGGCCCCGATCAGCAGAAGAAGGCCGGTGTGCTCTCCGGTGGAGAGCGTAACCGCCTGAACCTTGCGCTCACCCTGAAGCAGGGCGGTAACCTTCTGCTCCTCGACGAGCCCACTAACGACCTCGACGTGGAAACCCTGGGTTCACTCGAGAACGCGCTGCTGGAGTTCCCGGGCTGCGCCGTGGTGATCACACACGACCGGTGGTTCCTCGACCGGGTGGCCACCCACATCCTCTCCTATGAGGGCACCGAGGACGACCCGGCCAACTGGTACTGGTTTGAAGGTAACTTCGAGTCCTACGAGCAGAACAAAATCGAACGCCTCGGAGCGGATGCTGCGAAGCCTCATCGCTCCGCGTACCGCAAGCTCACGCGGGACTAG
- a CDS encoding acyl-CoA thioesterase II, which translates to MEGLLAALDLTDTGARTNEDIFTGPSQWMPLGRVFGGQVLAQSLVAAMRTVPDDRHVHSMHGYFLRPGDVNHPITFSVERVHDGRSFSTRRTQCYQNGLPILSMIASFQDEDEGLEHHIEMPTDLPDPESLPTAADSLAQVDHSVARYWASERPFDMRHVPSPIYLSVNGEHTAKQAVWMKSLGRLPDDPDLHRAALAYASDYSIMEPVLRRHGTPWSTRGLKVASLDHAMWWHRFGRVDEWLLYVQDSPSAQGGRGLSTGSIFSRAGVLLATVAQEGMVRVPSNEE; encoded by the coding sequence ATGGAAGGCCTGCTGGCCGCCCTCGACCTCACGGACACCGGCGCTCGCACCAACGAAGACATCTTCACCGGACCCTCGCAGTGGATGCCGCTTGGGCGCGTTTTCGGCGGGCAGGTGCTGGCTCAGTCGCTCGTGGCGGCAATGCGTACCGTTCCAGACGATCGGCATGTGCACTCGATGCACGGCTATTTTCTGCGTCCCGGCGACGTGAATCACCCCATCACCTTCTCGGTGGAGCGCGTTCATGACGGGCGCTCGTTCTCGACCCGGCGCACACAGTGCTATCAGAACGGCCTGCCGATCCTGTCGATGATCGCGTCGTTCCAGGATGAGGACGAGGGTCTGGAACATCACATCGAGATGCCGACCGACCTGCCTGACCCCGAGTCGCTCCCCACGGCAGCCGACAGTTTGGCGCAGGTGGACCACTCGGTGGCGCGGTACTGGGCGAGCGAGCGCCCCTTCGACATGCGGCACGTCCCGTCACCCATCTATCTGTCCGTCAACGGGGAACACACGGCGAAGCAGGCGGTGTGGATGAAATCTCTGGGTCGTCTCCCCGACGATCCTGACCTGCACCGAGCAGCGCTCGCCTACGCGAGCGACTACTCGATCATGGAGCCGGTGCTGCGTCGCCACGGCACACCGTGGTCGACGCGTGGCCTCAAGGTGGCGAGTCTCGACCATGCCATGTGGTGGCACCGATTTGGTCGGGTTGATGAGTGGCTGCTCTATGTGCAGGATTCTCCCTCGGCCCAGGGCGGACGCGGCCTCAGCACGGGCAGCATCTTTTCGCGGGCGGGTGTGCTGCTGGCCACCGTCGCGCAAGAGGGTATGGTTCGAGTTCCCAGCAATGAGGAGTAA
- a CDS encoding thioesterase family protein, producing MKLHVPIRLRWSDLDAYGHVNNAEMLRLLEEARIIAFWVNDDTGSTAVGQSTAVLDGRPGAATLTLIARQEIEYLAPIPYLRDPIDVRLWIGKLGGASLDVCYEVWGPAGLGEATLYARANTTIVLVDSATERPRRINDVERAAWQPYLDEPIVFTRR from the coding sequence ATGAAGCTGCACGTGCCCATTCGACTGCGCTGGTCGGACCTGGATGCCTACGGTCACGTCAACAATGCAGAGATGCTGCGCCTCCTGGAGGAGGCCCGCATCATTGCATTTTGGGTGAACGATGACACCGGTTCGACCGCGGTCGGCCAGAGCACGGCGGTGCTCGATGGACGCCCGGGTGCGGCGACCCTCACGCTGATTGCACGCCAGGAGATCGAGTATCTGGCGCCGATCCCGTATCTGCGTGATCCTATCGATGTGCGCTTGTGGATTGGCAAGCTCGGCGGAGCCAGCCTCGACGTGTGTTATGAGGTGTGGGGTCCGGCGGGCCTCGGCGAGGCGACACTGTACGCGCGGGCGAACACCACCATCGTGCTGGTGGATTCCGCGACTGAACGGCCGCGACGTATCAACGATGTTGAGCGTGCGGCCTGGCAGCCTTACCTCGACGAGCCGATTGTCTTCACCCGCCGCTGA
- a CDS encoding single-stranded DNA-binding protein, translated as MYDTITLLGVIATEPQHQVKSGLPITSFRLASGQSRFDRATQSWVQSETNWYSVSTYRQLALNTRLSLYKGEHIVIVGRLKVHEWSKGDRSGTSIDVDADALGPDLTWCTTNSVRTAVQRTPVERTTVSTPPREALGPGQQPGQQQSEHLVTAPNGVGDGFLPSDEAGSFDRLAALDS; from the coding sequence ATGTACGACACCATTACCCTGCTCGGCGTTATCGCCACCGAACCCCAACATCAGGTGAAGTCGGGGCTTCCCATCACGTCGTTCCGGCTGGCGTCCGGGCAGAGCCGATTCGATCGGGCCACACAATCCTGGGTGCAGTCGGAGACCAACTGGTATTCGGTCTCCACCTATCGCCAGCTCGCTCTCAATACCCGATTGTCCCTGTATAAAGGAGAACACATCGTTATCGTGGGGCGGTTGAAGGTGCACGAGTGGTCGAAAGGTGACCGCAGTGGCACCTCCATCGATGTGGACGCCGATGCGCTGGGTCCTGACCTCACCTGGTGCACCACAAATTCCGTGCGCACAGCAGTGCAGCGCACACCAGTCGAACGCACCACCGTGTCGACGCCGCCACGTGAGGCTCTGGGTCCGGGTCAGCAGCCAGGTCAGCAGCAGTCGGAGCACCTCGTCACCGCACCAAACGGTGTCGGCGACGGCTTTCTGCCGTCCGACGAGGCCGGATCCTTCGATCGGCTCGCCGCCCTAGACTCATAG
- a CDS encoding Rieske (2Fe-2S) protein, producing the protein MSPAKNLNPSGLSRRNVIVWGGAGVAAAATVALVGCSTGSGDDSATTGPPTEIAQLSDIPVGGSIVVMANGQQIVLSQPEAGTVTAFSAVCPHQGCLVAGRQGELVCPCHRSRFDTSTGDVLQGPATRALSAVDITVDGTTISTA; encoded by the coding sequence ATGAGTCCCGCAAAAAATCTGAATCCGTCTGGCCTGAGCCGTCGTAACGTGATCGTTTGGGGCGGTGCCGGCGTTGCTGCGGCCGCTACCGTGGCGCTCGTCGGGTGCAGTACCGGCAGCGGTGACGACTCGGCCACCACGGGTCCGCCGACCGAAATTGCTCAGCTGTCCGATATTCCGGTGGGAGGTTCGATCGTGGTCATGGCAAACGGCCAGCAGATCGTACTGTCCCAGCCCGAAGCGGGTACGGTGACGGCGTTCAGCGCTGTGTGCCCGCACCAGGGGTGCCTTGTAGCCGGCAGGCAGGGTGAGCTGGTGTGTCCCTGCCACCGGTCACGGTTCGATACATCCACCGGAGACGTGCTGCAGGGCCCCGCCACCCGCGCTCTGTCGGCGGTCGACATCACCGTAGACGGCACCACCATCAGCACGGCCTAG